A stretch of Electrophorus electricus isolate fEleEle1 chromosome 3, fEleEle1.pri, whole genome shotgun sequence DNA encodes these proteins:
- the chst14 gene encoding carbohydrate sulfotransferase 14, whose product MAPRKQGGDGGARSSVLGFRAAATKASVRRHSALLPSVLTFAVIVASGGLLLMIEKGMLSNVETPPPLSNGRTLDHRSPHPDPDVDAESEILREIRNRTIRAMCRQKSMPHNVWALSPLQRKTLLQHVLVNDKHHFLYCYVPKVACSNWKRVLKVLSGTLANVDTKVKMDHHADLVFLADFSPEEVQHRLQHYFKFMFVREPMARLLSAYRNKFGEIEAYQRKYGVEIVRRYRKGYAKNAKLAGDDVTFTEFVRYLLDEDPERMNEHWMPVYNLCQPCAMEFDFIGSYERLENDAAYVLERIGAPENIRFPERQTWYKPVTKETLHYYLCNVPQKLLRELLPKYILDFSFFSYPLPNITTEYCRH is encoded by the exons ATGGCGCCTCGCAAGCAGGGCGGCGACGGCGGGGCGAGGAGCTCCGTGCTCGGCTTCAGGGCGGCCGCGACTAAAGCCTCCGTCCGTCGGCACTCCGCACTTCTCCCCTCCGTGCTGACGTTCGCAGTCATCGTGGCGTCCGGGGGCCTCCTGCTAATGATTGAGAAGGGAATGCTGAGTAACGTGGAGACTCCGCCGCCGCTGAGCAACGGCAGGACTCTGGACCACCGGAGCCCGCATCCCGACCCCGATGTGGACGCGGAGTCCGAG ATTTTGAGAGAGATCCGTAACCGCACGATCAGGGCAATGTGCCGACAGAAGAGCATGCCCCACAACGTGTGGGCCCTCAGCCCACTGCAGAGGAAGACACTCCTGCAGCATGTCCTGGTGAACGATAAGCACCATTTCCTCTACTGCTACGTGCCCAAGGTGGCGTGCTCCAACTGGAAACGCGTGCTAAAGGTCTTGAGTGGTACGCTGGCAAACGTCGACACGAAGGTGAAGATGGACCACCACGCGGACCTGGTCTTCTTGGCCGACTTCTCGCCAGAGGAGGTGCAGCATCGACTGCAACACTACTTCAAGTTCATGTTCGTGCGCGAACCAATGGCGCGTCTGCTCTCCGCTTACCGCAATAAGTTCGGAGAGATCGAGGCGTACCAGCGCAAGTATGGAGTCGAGATCGTGCGGAGGTACCGAAAGGGGTACGCCAAGAACGCGAAATTAGCCGGGGACGACGTGACGTTCACGGAGTTCGTGCGTTACCTTTTGGACGAGGACCCCGAGCGTATGAACGAGCACTGGATGCCGGTGTACAACCTGTGCCAGCCGTGTGCAATGGAGTTTGATTTCATTGGCTCGTATGAGAGGCTTGAGAATGATGCAGCTTATGTACTAGAGCGCATAGGGGCGCCTGAGAATATACGGTTCCCTGAACGGCAGACGTGGTACAAGCCGGTTACCAAGGAAACGCTGCATTATTACCTGTGCAATGTGCCTCAGAAGTTGCTGAGGGAACTTCTGCCTAAGTACATTTTGGACTTTTCTTTCTTCAGCTATCCACTGCCTAACATAACCACTGAGTACTGTCGACACTAG